The following coding sequences are from one Pseudomonas oryzae window:
- a CDS encoding DMT family transporter: protein MSASRRGMDAFALQLMVLLCSLWGMQQVAIKLAAPDMSPLLQVALRSAIAALLVGLFMLCRRQPFSPGDGTWRAGALVAVLFTLEFMSAAEALRYASASHVVVLLYTAPIFSALGLHLLSPGERLRRLQWGGILLAFAGILLAFGAGALRQRLSVQVLLGDLWALLAGLCWGMTTVAVRCSRLAEASASKTLLYQLAGSAVLLLPLAWLTGQAAGASFTAPVWGSLLFQGVLVSFASYLAWFWLLRRYLAAQIGVCSFLTPLFGVAFGVLLLDERLDVFFVAGGLLVLLGISLVSADGWWRRVLGTSASARGQVREGC, encoded by the coding sequence ATGTCTGCCAGTCGCCGCGGTATGGATGCCTTCGCCCTGCAGTTGATGGTGCTGCTCTGTTCCCTGTGGGGCATGCAGCAGGTGGCGATCAAGCTGGCGGCGCCGGACATGTCGCCACTGCTGCAGGTCGCTCTGCGCTCGGCGATCGCTGCGCTGCTGGTGGGGCTGTTCATGCTCTGCCGTCGCCAGCCGTTCAGTCCGGGCGACGGCACCTGGCGTGCCGGGGCGCTGGTCGCCGTGCTGTTCACCCTCGAGTTCATGTCCGCGGCCGAAGCGCTGCGGTACGCCAGTGCTTCCCATGTGGTGGTGCTGCTGTATACCGCACCGATCTTCTCTGCCCTGGGGCTGCATCTGCTGTCGCCCGGCGAGCGTCTGCGCCGCCTGCAGTGGGGCGGCATCCTGCTGGCTTTTGCCGGCATCTTGCTGGCCTTCGGCGCCGGCGCGCTGCGCCAGCGGTTGTCCGTGCAGGTGCTGCTGGGCGATCTGTGGGCCCTGCTGGCCGGGCTGTGCTGGGGCATGACCACGGTCGCCGTGCGCTGCTCGCGACTAGCCGAGGCGTCGGCCTCGAAAACCCTGCTCTACCAGCTGGCCGGCTCGGCCGTGCTGCTGCTGCCACTGGCCTGGCTGACCGGCCAGGCCGCCGGGGCGAGCTTCACGGCGCCGGTATGGGGCAGCCTGCTGTTCCAGGGCGTGCTGGTGTCCTTCGCCAGCTATCTGGCCTGGTTCTGGCTGCTGCGTCGCTACCTCGCCGCGCAGATCGGCGTGTGCTCGTTCCTCACGCCGCTGTTCGGCGTGGCCTTCGGCGTGCTGCTGCTGGACGAGCGCCTCGATGTCTTCTTCGTCGCCGGCGGGCTGCTGGTGCTGCTCGGCATCAGCCTGGTCAGCGCCGATGGCTGGTGGCGGCGGGTGCTGGGCACTTCGGCGTCGGCGCGCGGGCAGGTTCGCGAAGGCTGCTAG
- a CDS encoding tRNA-uridine aminocarboxypropyltransferase: MSRARCPRCARPLTHCLCPLIPHLENRTRVLILQHPDETRHALNTARLAALGLANADLRVGEHFPELEMELAGREVWLLFPGEQACSVEQLAAADAGPQGERWLIVPDGTWRKARRILHCNPWLARLPRLTLEEARASRYRLRKAPGPGALSTLEAIVHCLNTLEGAGRFDALLRPFEALIDGQIAAMGEDTYRRNHLGEGRPE; this comes from the coding sequence ATGTCCCGAGCCCGTTGCCCGCGCTGTGCGCGACCGCTGACGCATTGCCTGTGTCCGCTGATCCCTCATCTCGAAAACCGCACCCGGGTGCTGATCCTCCAGCACCCGGACGAGACGCGCCATGCGCTGAACACCGCCCGCCTGGCGGCCCTTGGCCTGGCCAATGCCGACCTGCGCGTGGGCGAGCATTTCCCCGAGCTGGAGATGGAGCTGGCCGGCCGCGAGGTCTGGCTGCTGTTTCCCGGTGAGCAGGCGTGCAGCGTCGAGCAGCTGGCGGCGGCCGATGCCGGCCCGCAGGGCGAGCGCTGGCTGATCGTGCCCGACGGCACCTGGCGCAAGGCACGGCGCATCCTGCACTGCAATCCCTGGCTTGCCCGGTTGCCGCGGCTGACCCTGGAGGAGGCGCGGGCCAGTCGCTATCGACTGCGCAAGGCGCCCGGTCCGGGCGCGTTGTCCACTCTGGAGGCCATCGTCCACTGCCTCAACACGCTGGAAGGGGCGGGGCGCTTCGATGCGCTGCTGCGACCGTTCGAGGCGCTGATCGACGGGCAGATCGCGGCGATGGGCGAGGACACCTACCGGCGCAATCACCTGGGCGAAGGCCGCCCGGAATGA
- a CDS encoding vWA domain-containing protein: MLLNLFNELRAAKVPVSLRELLDLLEALERQVVFADMDAFYFLARTVLVKDERHFDKFDRAFAAYFQGLQNLDAALQALIPEDWLRKEFERFLSEEDKAQLKSLGGLDALLEAFKQRLEEQKERHAGGNKWIGTGGSSPFGSGGYHPEGIRVGDAGERQGRAAKVWEQRQYRNLDDQMELGSRNIQLALRRLRKFAREGAAEEFDLDGTIEHTARDAGLLNIRMRPERRNAVKLLLLLDIGGSMDTHVKVCEELFSACRTEFKHLEHFYFHNFVYESVWKDNQRRHSERIATWDLLHKYGPDYKVVFVGDASMGPYEITHAGGSVEHWNEEPGFVWMQRFMDTYRKLIWINPYPQDAWKYSSSNALVRELVQERMYPLTPAGLEEGMRFLAAN, from the coding sequence ATGCTGCTCAATCTGTTCAACGAACTGCGTGCGGCCAAGGTGCCGGTGTCGCTGCGCGAACTGCTCGACCTGCTCGAAGCGCTCGAGCGCCAGGTGGTGTTCGCCGACATGGACGCCTTCTACTTCCTGGCGCGTACCGTGCTGGTCAAGGACGAGCGCCATTTCGACAAGTTCGACCGCGCCTTCGCCGCCTACTTCCAGGGGCTGCAGAACCTCGATGCGGCGCTGCAGGCGCTGATCCCCGAGGACTGGCTGCGCAAGGAGTTCGAGCGCTTCCTCAGCGAGGAGGACAAGGCGCAGCTCAAGAGCCTGGGTGGCCTCGATGCGCTGCTCGAGGCGTTCAAGCAGCGTCTGGAGGAGCAGAAGGAGCGGCATGCCGGCGGCAACAAGTGGATCGGTACCGGCGGCAGCAGCCCGTTCGGTTCCGGCGGCTACCATCCCGAGGGCATCCGCGTCGGCGACGCCGGCGAGCGTCAGGGGCGGGCGGCCAAGGTCTGGGAGCAGCGCCAGTACCGCAACCTCGACGACCAGATGGAGCTCGGTTCGCGCAACATCCAGCTCGCCCTGCGCCGGCTGCGCAAGTTCGCCCGCGAGGGCGCGGCCGAGGAGTTCGATCTCGACGGCACCATCGAGCACACCGCGCGCGACGCCGGCCTGCTCAACATCCGCATGCGTCCCGAGCGGCGCAACGCGGTCAAGCTCCTGCTGCTGCTCGACATCGGCGGCTCCATGGACACCCACGTCAAGGTCTGCGAGGAGCTGTTCTCCGCCTGCCGCACCGAGTTCAAGCATCTCGAGCACTTCTACTTCCACAACTTCGTCTACGAGTCGGTGTGGAAGGACAACCAGCGCCGCCACAGCGAGCGGATCGCCACCTGGGACCTGCTGCACAAGTACGGCCCGGACTACAAGGTGGTGTTCGTCGGCGATGCCTCGATGGGGCCCTACGAGATCACCCACGCCGGCGGCAGCGTCGAGCACTGGAACGAGGAGCCGGGCTTCGTCTGGATGCAGCGCTTCATGGACACCTACAGGAAGCTCATCTGGATCAACCCCTATCCGCAGGACGCCTGGAAGTACAGCAGCTCCAACGCCCTGGTACGCGAACTGGTGCAGGAGCGCATGTACCCGCTGACCCCGGCCGGCCTGGAGGAGGGCATGCGCTTCCTCGCCGCCAACTGA
- a CDS encoding type I secretion system permease/ATPase — protein MTTMEQVGNAVDPRQLHDDPLLDGLLILGRLHGRTVSRASLSAGLPLANQLLSPDLLPRAAARAGLQARLLRRPLDAISALNLPVLLLLKDGRSAVLRQWDEQGRALILPSEAAGGEQWVEREQLASEYSGQALFARPRHELEELRTPLVPRVQSWFRDTLKLSRGLYTDAILASLLINLLGLMVPLFVMQTYDRVVPNQALSTLWVLTIGLLLGTLFELLLRVLRFRLLDVAGKKTDVVLSATLFERITGMMMKARPASVGGFAQSIHDFQGLREFLTAVTLTSLIDLPFALLMMLVIGLLGGWLVVIPLLAFPITALFALIIQQRLRDTVQRSLALGAERQALLIETLSGLETLKSCGAESERQHQWESTHGALTRLDAHARTLSAIAMNGTLFLQQLAGVAMIVAGVYSIIAGSLSVGALVACYMLNGRIMAPLGQIASLITRHQQAQLTMKSTDALMALPQERDNQQRPLEHARLKGAIELRQVAFSYPGQSGPALQGVNLRVAPGEKIGIIGRSGSGKSTLARLLMGFYAPNEGQILFDGLDQRQIDVADLRHQIGYVAHDLPLLSGTLRSNLTLGARYVSDERLLEVADLTGVSDLARQHPQGFERPVGERGQLLSGGQRQAVLLARALMLDPPILVLDEPTSSMDNSSEEVLRNRLRDWNRNKTLLLITHRTAMLSLVDRLIVLDGGKIVADGPKEAVIEALRKGRVGPASV, from the coding sequence ATGACAACCATGGAACAGGTGGGCAATGCGGTCGATCCGCGGCAACTTCACGATGACCCGCTGCTCGATGGCCTGCTGATCCTCGGCAGGCTGCATGGGCGGACGGTCAGCCGGGCCAGCCTCAGCGCCGGCCTGCCCCTCGCCAACCAGCTGCTCAGTCCTGACCTGCTGCCTCGCGCGGCGGCTCGCGCCGGTCTGCAGGCCCGTCTGCTGCGCCGCCCGCTGGATGCCATTTCCGCCCTCAACCTGCCGGTACTCCTGCTGCTCAAGGATGGTCGCAGCGCGGTGCTGCGCCAATGGGACGAGCAAGGCCGCGCGCTGATCCTGCCTTCGGAGGCCGCCGGAGGCGAGCAATGGGTCGAGCGCGAGCAGCTGGCCAGCGAGTATTCCGGCCAGGCCCTGTTCGCCCGCCCGCGCCATGAACTGGAGGAGCTGCGCACACCACTGGTGCCACGGGTACAGTCCTGGTTTCGCGACACCCTCAAGCTGTCGCGCGGCCTGTATACCGACGCCATCCTCGCCAGCCTGCTGATCAACCTGCTCGGTCTGATGGTGCCGCTGTTCGTCATGCAGACCTACGACCGGGTGGTGCCCAATCAGGCGCTCTCCACCCTGTGGGTGCTGACCATCGGCCTGCTGCTCGGCACCCTGTTCGAGCTGCTGCTGCGCGTGCTGCGTTTCCGTCTGCTGGACGTGGCCGGCAAGAAAACCGACGTGGTGCTCTCCGCCACCCTGTTCGAGCGCATCACCGGGATGATGATGAAGGCGCGCCCCGCCTCCGTCGGCGGTTTCGCCCAGAGCATCCACGACTTCCAGGGCCTGCGCGAATTCCTCACCGCGGTGACCCTGACCAGCCTTATCGACCTGCCCTTCGCGCTGCTGATGATGCTGGTAATCGGCCTGCTCGGCGGCTGGCTGGTGGTGATTCCGTTGCTGGCCTTCCCGATCACCGCCCTGTTCGCCCTGATCATCCAGCAGCGCCTGCGCGACACCGTGCAGCGCAGCCTGGCGCTGGGCGCCGAACGCCAGGCCCTGCTGATCGAGACCCTCAGCGGTCTGGAAACCCTGAAGAGCTGCGGGGCCGAGAGCGAGCGCCAGCACCAGTGGGAAAGCACCCACGGCGCCTTGACCCGCCTCGACGCCCACGCCCGCACGCTCTCGGCCATCGCCATGAACGGCACCCTGTTCCTGCAACAGCTGGCGGGGGTGGCGATGATCGTGGCCGGCGTCTATTCCATCATCGCCGGCAGCCTGAGCGTCGGCGCGCTGGTCGCCTGCTACATGCTCAACGGCCGGATCATGGCACCGCTCGGGCAGATCGCCAGCCTGATCACCCGCCATCAGCAAGCCCAGTTGACCATGAAGAGCACCGACGCGCTGATGGCCCTGCCGCAGGAGCGCGACAACCAGCAGCGCCCCCTGGAGCATGCCCGCCTGAAAGGCGCCATCGAGCTGCGCCAGGTGGCCTTCAGCTATCCGGGGCAGAGCGGCCCGGCCCTGCAGGGCGTCAACCTGCGCGTCGCCCCCGGCGAGAAGATCGGCATCATCGGCCGCAGCGGCTCGGGCAAGAGCACCCTGGCGCGCCTGCTGATGGGCTTCTACGCGCCGAACGAAGGTCAGATCCTGTTCGACGGGCTCGACCAGCGGCAGATCGACGTAGCCGACCTGCGCCACCAGATCGGCTACGTCGCCCACGACCTGCCGCTGCTCTCCGGCACCCTGCGCAGCAACCTGACCCTGGGAGCTCGCTACGTCAGCGACGAGCGCCTGCTCGAAGTCGCCGACCTGACCGGGGTCAGCGACCTGGCCCGCCAGCATCCGCAGGGCTTCGAGCGACCGGTGGGCGAGCGCGGTCAGCTGCTCTCGGGCGGACAGCGCCAAGCCGTGCTGCTGGCGCGCGCGCTGATGCTCGACCCGCCGATCCTGGTGCTGGACGAACCCACCAGCTCGATGGACAACAGCAGCGAGGAAGTGCTGCGCAATCGCCTGCGCGACTGGAACCGCAACAAGACACTGCTGCTGATCACCCACCGTACCGCCATGCTCAGCCTGGTGGATCGCCTGATCGTGCTCGATGGCGGCAAGATCGTCGCCGACGGCCCGAAGGAAGCCGTGATCGAGGCCCTGCGCAAGGGCCGCGTCGGCCCCGCATCGGTTTGA
- a CDS encoding TolC family outer membrane protein, which translates to MRLSPLWVGILMAAGFNQASAMSLSEAIQSTIDNHPEIHSGTNSRLSADEELKIAKGGYLPTVDMLASYGREQTDSPSTRIVGDHNKETLNARTAELRLRQMVFDGFYTPNEVARNEAVVNSKAYRLLGASESLALRTVEVYLDVLKRREMVALAENNLQAHRRIHDQISLRAQRGVGSTADRDQSEARLALAENNLYTEQVNLADAEANFFSAVGRMPDQLETPSSIKPQMPDSVATARDTLMDNNPLLKSAQADVNAAEKQYEAAKSKFYPRFDVELSGTADDDIQGDEGHYNTWYAGVVMNYNLFNGMRDKSLLQANAHKINESMDIRNNALRVLNENLMLSWNAMENARLQTPRARDYADYSARVREAYQQQFSLGQRTLLDLLDSENELFTANRRYTEVRYTEEFSMYRVMATLGNLLRTHNIVAPTEAVALTEVKSEARLPAMK; encoded by the coding sequence ATGCGCCTCTCACCCCTGTGGGTCGGTATTCTGATGGCGGCAGGATTCAACCAGGCTTCGGCCATGAGTCTTTCGGAAGCGATTCAGAGCACGATCGACAATCACCCCGAAATTCACTCCGGTACCAACAGCCGCCTATCCGCTGACGAAGAGCTGAAGATCGCCAAGGGGGGCTACCTACCCACAGTGGACATGCTCGCCAGCTATGGGCGCGAGCAGACCGACAGCCCCAGCACCCGCATCGTCGGCGACCACAACAAGGAAACCCTGAATGCCCGCACGGCCGAGCTGCGGCTGCGCCAGATGGTGTTCGACGGCTTCTATACCCCCAACGAGGTGGCTCGCAACGAAGCGGTGGTGAACTCCAAAGCCTATCGCCTGCTGGGTGCATCGGAGAGCCTGGCACTACGCACCGTCGAGGTTTACCTGGATGTCCTCAAGCGCCGCGAGATGGTGGCCCTGGCCGAGAATAACCTGCAGGCCCACCGGCGCATCCACGACCAGATCAGCCTGCGCGCCCAGCGCGGCGTCGGCAGCACCGCCGACCGCGACCAGTCGGAAGCCCGTCTGGCCCTGGCCGAGAACAACCTCTACACCGAGCAGGTGAATCTGGCCGACGCCGAGGCGAACTTCTTCAGCGCCGTGGGCCGCATGCCCGACCAGCTGGAGACGCCCTCCTCGATCAAGCCGCAAATGCCTGACAGCGTCGCCACCGCCCGCGACACGCTGATGGACAACAACCCCCTGCTCAAGTCGGCCCAGGCCGACGTCAACGCGGCCGAGAAACAGTACGAGGCCGCCAAGTCCAAGTTCTACCCGCGCTTCGATGTCGAGCTGTCGGGCACCGCCGACGACGACATCCAGGGCGACGAGGGCCACTACAACACCTGGTATGCCGGCGTGGTGATGAACTACAACCTGTTCAACGGCATGCGCGACAAGTCGCTGCTGCAGGCCAACGCCCACAAGATCAACGAGTCGATGGACATCCGCAACAACGCGCTGCGGGTGCTCAACGAGAACCTGATGCTGTCGTGGAACGCCATGGAAAACGCCCGCCTGCAAACGCCCAGGGCCCGCGACTACGCGGACTATAGCGCCCGGGTTCGCGAGGCGTATCAGCAGCAGTTCTCCCTGGGCCAGCGCACCCTGCTCGACCTGCTGGACAGCGAGAACGAACTCTTCACAGCCAACCGGCGCTACACCGAAGTGCGCTACACCGAAGAATTCTCGATGTACCGGGTGATGGCCACCCTGGGCAACCTGCTGCGCACCCACAACATCGTGGCGCCGACCGAGGCCGTGGCCCTGACCGAGGTGAAGAGCGAGGCACGCCTGCCGGCCATGAAGTGA
- a CDS encoding HlyD family type I secretion periplasmic adaptor subunit, translating to MGALQNAGDYLNMRRDKHDIEFMPEVQGALVEDSTRLTRLTVWLIALLLLTALVWAHFAVLDEVTTGEGKAIPSSKLQTIQNLEGGIVAEIFVREGQVVNKGDMLLRLDDTRFVSNKSESEADRLALLARVERLSAEAEGRELRLPEEIASAAPGLAADELALYRSRQQGLTSEVNILNEQLRQKTQELAEFRAKAQQYRSSLGLIQSELNMSEPLVKSGAISQVEILRLRRSAVETRGALEATTLAIPRAEAGVKEVERKIEEARLRFRTEALKELNEVRTELSKITASSLAIEDRVSRTSVVSPVHGIVKQLKVNTIGGVVQPGSDLVEVVPLEDSLLIEARIRPQDIAFLHPGQQAMVKFTAYDYTIYGGLKAKLELISADTITDEEGNSFYLIQVRTEKSHLGSEEKPLLIIPGMVANVDIITGHKSVLDYLLKPVLKARTEALRER from the coding sequence ATGGGCGCTCTGCAGAATGCCGGCGACTACCTGAACATGCGGCGTGACAAGCACGATATCGAGTTCATGCCCGAGGTGCAGGGCGCGCTGGTGGAGGACTCCACCCGCCTGACCCGGCTGACCGTATGGCTGATCGCCCTGCTGCTGCTCACCGCGCTGGTCTGGGCGCACTTCGCCGTGCTCGACGAGGTGACCACCGGCGAAGGCAAGGCGATTCCCTCGAGCAAGCTGCAGACCATCCAGAACCTGGAGGGCGGCATAGTCGCGGAGATCTTCGTCCGTGAAGGCCAGGTGGTGAACAAGGGCGACATGCTGCTGCGCCTGGACGATACCCGCTTCGTCTCCAACAAAAGCGAGAGCGAAGCCGACCGCCTCGCCCTGCTCGCCCGGGTCGAACGCCTCAGCGCCGAGGCGGAGGGCCGCGAACTGCGGTTGCCGGAGGAGATCGCCAGCGCAGCTCCGGGGCTGGCCGCCGACGAGCTGGCGCTGTATCGCTCGCGCCAGCAGGGCCTGACCAGCGAGGTCAACATCCTGAATGAGCAGCTGCGGCAGAAGACCCAGGAGCTGGCGGAGTTCCGAGCCAAGGCCCAGCAGTACCGCTCCAGCCTCGGCCTGATCCAGAGTGAGCTGAACATGTCCGAGCCGCTGGTGAAGAGTGGCGCCATCTCCCAGGTGGAAATCCTCCGCCTGCGCCGCAGCGCGGTGGAAACCCGCGGCGCGCTGGAGGCCACCACCCTGGCGATCCCGCGCGCCGAAGCCGGGGTCAAGGAGGTGGAACGCAAGATCGAGGAGGCCAGGCTGCGGTTTCGCACCGAGGCCCTGAAGGAGCTCAACGAGGTGCGCACCGAACTGAGCAAGATCACCGCCTCCAGCCTCGCCATCGAGGACCGGGTCAGCCGCACCTCGGTGGTCTCGCCGGTACATGGCATCGTCAAGCAGCTCAAGGTCAACACCATCGGTGGGGTGGTACAGCCGGGCAGCGATCTGGTCGAAGTCGTGCCGCTGGAGGACAGCCTGCTGATCGAGGCGCGCATCCGCCCGCAGGATATCGCCTTCCTGCACCCCGGCCAGCAGGCGATGGTCAAGTTCACCGCCTACGACTACACCATCTACGGCGGCCTCAAGGCCAAGCTCGAACTGATCAGCGCCGACACCATCACCGACGAGGAAGGCAACAGCTTCTACCTGATCCAGGTGCGCACCGAGAAGAGCCACCTGGGCAGCGAGGAGAAGCCGCTGCTGATCATTCCCGGCATGGTGGCCAACGTCGACATCATCACCGGCCACAAGAGCGTGCTGGACTACCTGCTCAAGCCGGTGCTCAAGGCGCGCACCGAAGCCCTGCGCGAGCGCTGA